A window of the Synechococcus sp. M16.1 genome harbors these coding sequences:
- a CDS encoding mannose-1-phosphate guanylyltransferase/mannose-6-phosphate isomerase translates to MASTPLIPVILCGGTGTRLWPLSRASYPKQYWPLSGDGEATLLQQTQQRLYGLDALAAPLLICNEDHRFIVAEQMRQIGVEPNAILLEPMGRNTAPAVTVAALQATANGEDPLLLVLAADHLIRDAAQFRQAINAGRKPAEAGRLVTFGIVPTAPETGYGYIEASEPFSLGGSPHVPIKRFVEKPDQATAEQFLATGRFTWNSGMFLFRASAMLAELERLAPEVVSCCRAALEQDTADLEFHRLEREAFAKCPNVAIDVAVMEKTELGSVLPLDAGWNDVGSWSALWETSEQKDSQGNVLQGHVISEGNRDCYLRSEHRLVVGLGVENLVVVETDDAVLIADRSRAQEIKTVVKQLEAAGSPESKAHRKIYRPWGHYTGVTEGTRWQVKRISVKPGASLSLQMHHHRAEHWVVVKGTALVERDGTKQLVGENQSTYIPMGCKHRLSNPGRIPVELIEVQSGEYLGEDDIVRFQDRYGRSDLSISVS, encoded by the coding sequence ATGGCCTCCACACCGCTGATTCCTGTGATCCTTTGCGGGGGCACCGGCACACGGCTCTGGCCGCTGTCGCGGGCGAGTTACCCCAAGCAGTACTGGCCGTTGAGCGGAGACGGCGAAGCCACATTGCTGCAGCAAACCCAACAGCGGCTCTATGGCCTGGACGCCCTGGCGGCTCCCCTGCTGATCTGCAATGAAGACCACCGCTTCATCGTGGCCGAGCAGATGCGGCAGATCGGGGTCGAACCGAACGCGATCCTGCTGGAACCGATGGGCCGCAACACCGCCCCGGCGGTGACGGTGGCCGCGCTTCAGGCCACGGCCAACGGCGAAGACCCCCTGCTGCTGGTGCTGGCGGCGGATCACCTGATCCGCGATGCCGCCCAGTTCCGCCAAGCCATCAACGCCGGCCGCAAACCCGCCGAAGCGGGACGACTGGTGACCTTCGGGATCGTGCCAACGGCCCCGGAAACCGGCTACGGCTACATCGAAGCCAGCGAACCCTTCTCCCTTGGGGGATCGCCCCATGTGCCGATCAAGCGGTTCGTGGAGAAGCCCGATCAGGCCACAGCAGAGCAATTTCTGGCCACCGGCCGCTTCACCTGGAACAGCGGCATGTTCCTGTTCCGCGCCAGCGCCATGCTGGCGGAACTGGAGCGACTAGCCCCGGAAGTGGTGAGCTGCTGCCGGGCCGCTCTGGAGCAGGACACAGCTGACCTGGAATTCCATCGGCTGGAGCGGGAAGCCTTTGCCAAGTGCCCCAACGTGGCCATTGACGTGGCCGTGATGGAGAAAACGGAACTGGGCAGTGTGCTGCCACTGGATGCGGGCTGGAACGACGTCGGCAGCTGGAGCGCACTCTGGGAAACCTCAGAGCAAAAGGATTCCCAAGGCAATGTGCTGCAGGGCCACGTGATCAGCGAAGGCAACCGCGACTGCTACCTGCGCAGCGAACACCGCTTGGTGGTGGGGCTGGGGGTTGAAAACCTCGTGGTGGTGGAAACCGACGACGCCGTGTTGATTGCGGATCGCTCCAGGGCCCAGGAGATCAAGACCGTGGTGAAGCAGCTGGAGGCCGCCGGCAGCCCGGAGAGCAAGGCGCACCGCAAGATCTACCGTCCCTGGGGCCACTACACCGGCGTCACCGAAGGAACCCGCTGGCAAGTGAAACGGATCTCGGTGAAACCCGGCGCCAGCCTGTCGCTGCAGATGCACCACCACCGGGCCGAGCACTGGGTGGTAGTGAAGGGCACAGCCCTGGTCGAGCGCGACGGCACTAAGCAGCTTGTGGGGGAAAACCAGAGCACCTACATCCCGATGGGTTGCAAACACCGCCTCTCCAATCCCGGTCGGATCCCCGTGGAACTGATCGAGGTTCAAAGCGGCGAGTACCTCGGTGAAGACGACATCGTTCGCTTTCAGGACCGCTACGGCCGCAGCGATCTCAGCATCAGCGTCAGCTGA
- the rimM gene encoding ribosome maturation factor RimM (Essential for efficient processing of 16S rRNA), producing the protein MAESDDWLSVGKIVGVQGLQGELRVNPASDFPERFTAPGPRWLRSRKGAEPTEIQLKKGRQLPGKSLFVVRLEGIDSRSAAETLVGQELLVSADDRPELDEGEFHLLDLLGLEARLEADGPAVGTVSDLISGGNDLLEITTSEGHKLLIPFVEAIVPEVQLEDGWLLLTPPPGLLEL; encoded by the coding sequence ATGGCGGAAAGCGACGACTGGCTCAGCGTGGGCAAGATCGTGGGAGTCCAGGGGCTACAGGGGGAACTGCGGGTGAACCCCGCCAGTGATTTTCCCGAGCGGTTCACAGCGCCGGGGCCCCGCTGGCTGCGCAGCCGCAAGGGGGCTGAACCGACGGAGATCCAACTCAAGAAGGGGCGGCAACTGCCCGGCAAGTCGCTGTTCGTGGTGCGGCTTGAAGGAATCGACAGCCGTAGCGCCGCCGAAACCCTTGTGGGCCAGGAACTGCTGGTGTCAGCCGATGACCGGCCCGAATTGGACGAGGGGGAATTTCACCTGCTTGATCTGCTGGGCCTGGAGGCACGGCTCGAGGCCGATGGCCCTGCCGTTGGCACCGTGAGCGATTTGATCAGCGGCGGCAACGACCTGCTGGAGATCACCACATCGGAGGGCCACAAGCTGCTGATTCCCTTCGTGGAGGCGATCGTGCCGGAGGTGCAATTGGAGGACGGCTGGCTGCTGCTCACGCCACCGCCGGGCCTGCTGGAGCTCTGA
- a CDS encoding NAD(P)H dehydrogenase subunit NdhS, with protein sequence MAPATAPILPGSTVTVADATSIYNGYTGFVQRISGDRAAVLFEGGNWDKLVTLRLKDLQPA encoded by the coding sequence ATGGCGCCTGCAACCGCTCCGATCCTCCCTGGCTCCACCGTCACCGTGGCGGATGCCACCTCGATTTACAACGGTTACACCGGTTTTGTGCAGCGAATCAGCGGCGACCGTGCGGCCGTTTTGTTCGAAGGTGGCAACTGGGACAAGCTGGTCACTCTGCGGTTGAAGGACCTCCAGCCGGCCTGA
- the rnc gene encoding ribonuclease III, with amino-acid sequence MDPSRAAELTNLIQRLDAEIPINPELLALVDQALTHISSGRARNLERLEFLGDAVLRLAATEFIDRHHADLAVGACSNLRAQLVSDRWLADVGSALGIEQHLLLGRHAQGDRSAESRLQADATEALIGALYSALGDLEAIHRWLIPHWRATAEVVLATPHQFGGKTALQEWSQGQGLGLPHYATEECSRHHGDPERFRCRVSIQDQELAEAKGRSRKEAEQNAATAALQALEGNDAPQALQ; translated from the coding sequence GTGGATCCATCCCGCGCTGCAGAGCTCACCAACCTGATTCAGCGCCTCGACGCTGAGATTCCGATCAACCCTGAGCTACTCGCCCTGGTGGATCAGGCCCTCACCCACATATCGAGCGGCCGGGCCCGCAACCTGGAACGGTTGGAGTTCCTTGGTGATGCGGTGCTGCGGCTCGCCGCCACCGAATTCATTGATCGCCACCACGCCGATCTCGCGGTGGGTGCCTGCTCCAACCTTCGGGCCCAGCTGGTCAGCGATCGCTGGCTGGCGGACGTGGGTTCAGCACTTGGCATCGAACAGCATCTGCTGCTGGGGCGGCACGCCCAGGGGGATCGGTCCGCCGAATCCAGGCTGCAAGCCGATGCCACCGAAGCTCTGATCGGTGCGTTGTACAGCGCCCTTGGGGACCTGGAGGCCATTCACCGCTGGCTCATCCCCCACTGGCGCGCCACAGCCGAGGTGGTGCTGGCCACACCCCATCAGTTCGGCGGCAAAACTGCCCTGCAGGAGTGGAGCCAGGGCCAGGGGCTGGGACTGCCCCACTACGCCACCGAAGAATGCAGCCGCCATCACGGCGACCCCGAACGCTTTCGCTGCCGGGTGAGCATCCAAGACCAGGAGCTGGCGGAGGCCAAAGGCCGATCCCGCAAGGAGGCCGAGCAGAACGCGGCAACAGCCGCTCTTCAGGCCCTGGAAGGCAACGACGCGCCACAGGCATTGCAGTGA
- a CDS encoding glycogen/starch/alpha-glucan phosphorylase — MTTSQPFDLRLPTPGCHNDPERAGLDAKSVFDGMTEHLFFTLGKLAPTASRHDLYMALSYAVRDRLMMRYLATTEAMRARPQKSVAYLSAEFLIGPQLHSNLLNLGIQKEAEEALKNFGIESLQQILDVEEEPGLGNGGLGRLAACYMESLASLKIPATGYGIRYEFGIFDQLIRDGWQVEITDKWLKGGWPWELPQPDEACFVGFGGRTESYIDDKGNYRSRWIPAEHAIGIPHDVPVLGYRVNICDRLRLWRADATESFDFYAFNIGDYYGAVEEKVGSETLSKVLYPNDGTDEGRRLRLKQQHFFVSCSLQDMLRSLDNRGLSVEDFPNYWTVQLNDTHPAIAVAELMRLLIDDRHLEWDRAWDITSRSVAYTNHTLLPEALEKWDLNLFSSLLPRHLELIYEINRRFLQQVRLRYPGNDAIQRKLSIIDEEGSKAVRMAHLATIGAHHVNGVAALHSDLVKTDLLPEFAALWPEKFTNVTNGVTPRRWVALANPEMSALLDQHVGPDWISNMESLRKLEERQNDQGFLELWGNTKLSVKRKLATYIHRNTGVLVDPASLFDVQVKRIHEYKRQHLNALQVITQYLRIKNGKTDGMAPRTVIFGGKAAPGYYMAKLIIRFLNGIADTINADPDMDGLLRVVFLPDYNVKLGEQVYPASDLSEQISTAGKEASGTGNMKFAMNGALTIGTLDGANVEIRELVGSDNFFLFGKTVEEITALKQGGYRPRDVIAALPELQEALRLIEMGHFSNGDGELFRPLLDNLTGNDPFYVMADYADYLRAQEAVSRAWSDRMHWNRMSLLNTARTGFFSSDRSISEYCKNIWAVDPLNVEITCDVR; from the coding sequence ATGACCACGTCACAACCGTTTGATCTGCGTCTGCCGACCCCCGGCTGTCACAACGACCCAGAACGCGCCGGCCTCGATGCCAAGAGCGTTTTCGACGGCATGACGGAACACCTGTTCTTCACGCTCGGCAAGCTCGCCCCCACCGCTAGCCGCCATGACCTCTACATGGCCCTGAGTTATGCGGTGCGTGATCGGTTGATGATGCGCTACCTGGCCACCACCGAAGCGATGCGGGCCCGCCCGCAGAAATCGGTGGCCTACCTGTCAGCGGAATTTCTGATCGGTCCGCAGCTCCACAGCAACCTGCTGAATCTGGGAATTCAGAAGGAAGCCGAAGAGGCCCTGAAGAATTTCGGCATCGAGTCGTTGCAGCAGATCCTGGATGTGGAGGAGGAACCGGGTCTGGGCAATGGAGGCCTCGGCCGTCTGGCGGCCTGCTACATGGAATCGCTGGCCAGCCTGAAGATCCCGGCCACCGGCTACGGCATCCGCTACGAGTTCGGCATCTTCGATCAGCTGATCCGCGATGGCTGGCAGGTGGAGATCACCGACAAATGGCTCAAGGGCGGCTGGCCCTGGGAACTGCCCCAGCCCGATGAGGCCTGCTTCGTGGGCTTCGGCGGCCGCACCGAGAGCTACATCGACGACAAAGGCAACTACCGCTCCCGCTGGATCCCGGCGGAACACGCCATCGGCATTCCCCATGACGTGCCGGTGCTGGGCTATCGGGTGAACATCTGCGACCGGCTGCGGCTCTGGCGTGCCGATGCCACCGAAAGCTTCGACTTCTATGCCTTCAACATCGGCGACTACTACGGCGCCGTTGAGGAAAAGGTGGGCAGCGAAACCCTCTCCAAGGTGCTGTACCCCAACGACGGCACCGACGAAGGCCGGCGTCTGCGCCTGAAGCAGCAGCATTTCTTCGTCAGCTGCTCGCTGCAGGACATGCTGCGCAGCCTCGACAACCGCGGACTGTCCGTCGAGGACTTCCCCAACTACTGGACGGTTCAGCTCAACGACACCCACCCGGCCATCGCCGTGGCGGAGCTGATGCGACTGCTGATCGACGATCGGCATCTGGAGTGGGACCGGGCCTGGGACATCACCTCCCGCTCCGTGGCCTACACCAACCACACCCTGCTGCCCGAAGCGCTTGAGAAGTGGGACCTCAACCTGTTCAGCAGCCTGCTGCCGCGCCATCTGGAGCTGATCTACGAGATCAACCGACGCTTCCTGCAGCAGGTGAGGCTGCGCTACCCCGGCAACGACGCGATCCAGCGCAAGCTCTCGATCATCGATGAAGAGGGCAGCAAGGCCGTGCGCATGGCCCACCTGGCCACAATCGGTGCCCACCATGTGAACGGTGTGGCTGCGCTGCACTCCGATCTGGTGAAAACCGACCTGCTGCCTGAGTTCGCGGCGCTGTGGCCGGAGAAATTCACCAACGTCACCAATGGCGTCACCCCGCGCCGCTGGGTCGCCCTGGCCAACCCCGAGATGTCAGCCCTGCTGGATCAGCACGTGGGGCCGGACTGGATCTCCAACATGGAGAGCCTGCGCAAGCTGGAGGAGCGGCAGAACGACCAGGGCTTCCTCGAGCTCTGGGGCAACACCAAATTGTCGGTGAAGCGCAAGCTGGCCACCTACATCCACCGCAACACCGGCGTGCTGGTGGACCCCGCCAGCCTGTTCGACGTGCAGGTGAAGCGCATCCACGAGTACAAGCGCCAGCACCTCAACGCCCTGCAGGTGATCACCCAGTACCTGCGGATCAAGAACGGCAAGACCGACGGCATGGCGCCTCGCACCGTGATCTTCGGCGGCAAGGCCGCTCCCGGCTATTACATGGCGAAGCTGATCATCCGCTTCCTCAACGGCATCGCCGACACCATCAATGCCGACCCCGACATGGATGGCCTGCTGCGGGTGGTGTTCCTGCCGGATTACAACGTGAAGCTGGGAGAGCAGGTGTATCCCGCCTCCGACCTCTCCGAACAGATCTCCACGGCCGGCAAGGAAGCCTCCGGCACCGGCAACATGAAGTTCGCCATGAATGGGGCCCTCACCATCGGCACCCTTGATGGGGCCAATGTGGAGATCCGCGAGCTGGTGGGGAGCGACAACTTCTTCCTGTTCGGCAAGACCGTGGAAGAGATCACGGCCCTAAAGCAGGGCGGTTACCGCCCTCGCGATGTGATCGCGGCACTTCCGGAACTGCAGGAGGCCCTGCGGCTGATCGAGATGGGGCACTTCAGCAACGGCGACGGGGAACTGTTCCGCCCTCTGCTCGACAACCTCACCGGCAACGACCCCTTCTATGTGATGGCCGACTACGCCGACTACCTGCGGGCCCAGGAGGCGGTGAGCCGTGCCTGGAGCGATCGGATGCACTGGAATCGGATGTCGCTGCTGAACACGGCCCGCACCGGCTTCTTCTCCTCCGACCGGTCGATCAGCGAGTACTGCAAGAACATCTGGGCCGTGGATCCACTGAACGTGGAGATCACCTGCGACGTGCGCTGA
- a CDS encoding cation:proton antiporter has translation MLLPTLLSEISSHDLELAETLIGVLRFMLIFVAARTLAEVLVRFELPTILGELLAGVLIGASGLHLLVPPETQVQLSGAFSEVVAGLSHVPVEEIPALYNESFGALQAVATLGLYSLLFLTGLESELEELMAVGAQAFSVAVVGVVLPFALGTLGLMAIFHVDAIPAIFAGASMTATSIGITASVFGELGYLRTREGQIVIGAAVLDDILGIVILAIVVSLAAGGTLEIGPIVQLVVAAVLFVVVALLLSQKAAPAFDWVIDQLKAPGAKLIGSYLLLAVSCFVASAIGLEAALGAFAAGLIASTSKHRHEIQAAVTPIVGLFATVFFVLVGAGMDLSVINPSDPGARSALVVAAFLFVVAIIGKVAAGWAIFSKEKTNNLVVGLGMMPRGEVGLIFLGLGTASGLLSPGLEAAILLMVIGTTFLAPVLLRIVLKDKPPEDGNQVPDEFAADPLAGAS, from the coding sequence ATGCTGCTGCCCACCCTGCTGAGCGAAATCAGCAGTCACGACCTCGAATTGGCGGAAACGCTGATCGGCGTCCTTCGCTTCATGCTGATCTTCGTGGCGGCCCGCACCCTTGCTGAGGTGCTGGTGCGCTTTGAGCTCCCCACGATTCTTGGGGAACTCCTCGCTGGCGTGCTGATTGGTGCCTCTGGCCTTCACCTTCTGGTGCCGCCGGAGACTCAAGTGCAGCTTTCCGGAGCGTTCTCCGAGGTGGTGGCTGGCCTTTCCCATGTGCCGGTGGAGGAGATTCCAGCCCTCTACAACGAGAGCTTTGGCGCCCTGCAGGCGGTGGCCACGCTGGGGCTTTATTCCCTGCTCTTCCTCACGGGTCTTGAAAGTGAGCTGGAGGAACTGATGGCGGTGGGGGCTCAGGCCTTCAGCGTCGCTGTGGTCGGCGTGGTGCTGCCCTTCGCCCTTGGCACCCTTGGCTTGATGGCGATCTTCCACGTGGATGCGATCCCGGCCATCTTCGCCGGTGCCTCGATGACGGCCACCAGCATCGGCATCACCGCCAGTGTTTTCGGTGAACTCGGCTATCTGCGCACCCGTGAAGGCCAGATCGTGATCGGAGCCGCCGTGCTCGATGACATCCTCGGCATCGTCATCCTGGCCATCGTGGTGTCCCTGGCGGCGGGCGGAACTCTGGAGATCGGACCCATCGTTCAGCTGGTGGTGGCGGCCGTTCTGTTTGTTGTGGTGGCCTTGTTGTTGAGCCAGAAGGCTGCCCCCGCCTTCGACTGGGTGATTGATCAGCTCAAGGCTCCCGGCGCCAAGCTGATCGGCTCCTATTTGCTGCTGGCCGTCAGTTGTTTTGTCGCTTCTGCCATTGGTCTGGAGGCTGCACTCGGGGCCTTCGCCGCTGGTTTGATCGCCAGCACCTCCAAGCATCGCCACGAGATTCAGGCGGCGGTAACCCCCATCGTTGGCTTGTTCGCCACCGTCTTCTTCGTGCTGGTGGGTGCAGGAATGGACCTCTCAGTGATCAACCCCTCTGATCCGGGGGCCCGTTCCGCCCTGGTGGTGGCAGCCTTCCTGTTTGTGGTGGCGATCATCGGCAAGGTGGCTGCCGGCTGGGCCATCTTCAGTAAGGAAAAAACCAACAACCTGGTGGTGGGGCTGGGAATGATGCCCCGCGGCGAAGTTGGCCTGATCTTTCTGGGCCTGGGCACCGCTTCAGGGCTGCTCAGCCCTGGCCTTGAGGCGGCGATTCTGCTGATGGTGATCGGCACCACGTTCCTGGCGCCAGTGCTGCTGCGCATCGTCCTCAAAGACAAGCCCCCTGAAGACGGCAATCAGGTTCCCGACGAATTTGCTGCCGATCCTCTGGCGGGTGCCTCCTGA
- a CDS encoding alpha/beta fold hydrolase — protein sequence MDRVTWSHLGHAVHTVQQHPEQDNTDCPALLLVHGFGASTDHWRHNIPVLAQTHAVHAIDLLGFGRSAKPAGLNYGGALWRDQLVAYVRERIGRPTVIAGNSLGGFAALAAGAALGSDCAGVVLLNAAGPFSDEQKPPQGWGAIARQSIGTALLKSPVLQRLLFENLRRPATIRRTLNQVYVDKTNVDDWLVESIRRPSLDPGAFGVFRTVFDIPRGQPLDELFAELTAPLLLLWGIRDPWINAPGRRSTFQRHAPEATTEVVLEAGHCPHDEVPDQVNAALLQWMESLKSAAAPTNVDLLAK from the coding sequence GTGGATCGCGTCACCTGGAGCCATCTCGGCCACGCCGTGCATACGGTGCAGCAGCATCCCGAGCAGGACAACACCGATTGCCCGGCGCTTCTGTTGGTGCATGGGTTCGGAGCATCCACCGATCACTGGCGCCACAACATTCCCGTGTTGGCCCAGACCCACGCCGTGCATGCAATTGATCTGCTGGGCTTCGGCAGAAGTGCCAAGCCGGCGGGTCTCAATTACGGGGGAGCCCTGTGGCGCGATCAACTGGTGGCCTATGTGCGCGAGCGGATTGGCCGTCCGACGGTGATCGCCGGCAATTCCCTCGGTGGTTTTGCGGCCCTTGCTGCTGGGGCCGCGTTGGGATCGGACTGTGCGGGAGTTGTGCTGCTCAATGCCGCCGGTCCCTTCAGTGATGAGCAGAAACCGCCGCAAGGCTGGGGTGCCATCGCCCGCCAGAGCATCGGCACGGCCCTGCTGAAGAGTCCGGTGCTGCAGCGGTTGCTGTTCGAGAACCTGCGCCGTCCCGCCACGATCCGCCGCACCCTCAATCAGGTGTACGTCGACAAGACCAACGTCGACGATTGGCTGGTGGAGTCGATTCGGCGTCCCTCACTGGATCCAGGCGCCTTCGGGGTGTTCCGCACGGTGTTCGATATCCCCCGCGGTCAGCCCCTCGATGAGCTTTTCGCGGAACTGACGGCGCCGCTGTTGTTGCTTTGGGGCATTCGTGATCCTTGGATCAATGCCCCCGGTCGCCGCTCCACCTTCCAGCGCCATGCTCCGGAGGCCACCACTGAGGTGGTTCTGGAGGCCGGACACTGTCCCCACGATGAGGTGCCGGATCAGGTGAATGCGGCGCTGCTGCAATGGATGGAGAGCCTGAAGTCGGCTGCTGCACCGACAAATGTTGATCTGCTGGCTAAGTGA
- a CDS encoding galactose mutarotase, with amino-acid sequence MPMTLTQQSAPYAHWDFVHPSSGDRLRIIPERGGLVSGWSCGGREILYFDQERYADPSKSIRGGIPVLFPICGNLPGDVLPVDGVDHPLKQHGFARDLPWQLQLLEDQCGVCLSLSSSDETLKAYPFPFRLEMELRPVASALEISTTVHNCGDAPMPFSFGLHPYFNVSDLAQTRLTGLAERCLNHLEMVEAATADQLKRLPEGVDFLCRPAGPVSLIDDATGVTLQLQHQAPLDLSVVWTEPPRPMVCLEPWTGPRQALVSGDRKLVLEPGTKQTLACRYSVS; translated from the coding sequence ATGCCCATGACCCTTACCCAGCAGTCGGCCCCCTACGCCCACTGGGACTTTGTGCATCCCAGCAGTGGTGATCGGTTGCGAATCATTCCCGAGCGGGGTGGTCTGGTGAGTGGTTGGTCTTGCGGGGGACGGGAGATCCTTTATTTCGATCAAGAGCGTTACGCCGATCCCAGCAAAAGCATTCGCGGCGGCATTCCGGTGTTGTTTCCGATCTGTGGAAATCTGCCCGGAGATGTGCTGCCGGTGGATGGCGTCGACCATCCCCTCAAGCAGCACGGCTTCGCTCGGGATCTTCCCTGGCAGCTCCAGTTGCTTGAGGATCAGTGCGGTGTATGCCTCAGCCTCTCCAGCAGCGACGAAACGCTGAAGGCCTATCCCTTCCCCTTCCGTTTGGAGATGGAGCTGCGCCCGGTGGCCTCTGCCTTGGAGATCTCCACCACGGTGCACAACTGCGGTGATGCCCCCATGCCGTTCAGTTTCGGCTTGCACCCTTACTTCAACGTGAGCGATCTGGCCCAGACCCGGCTCACGGGTCTGGCGGAGCGCTGCCTCAACCATCTGGAGATGGTGGAGGCAGCCACCGCCGATCAGCTCAAGCGCTTGCCCGAAGGGGTGGATTTCCTCTGCCGGCCTGCGGGGCCTGTCAGCCTGATCGACGACGCCACCGGCGTGACGCTGCAGCTGCAGCATCAGGCACCGCTGGATCTCAGTGTGGTGTGGACCGAGCCCCCGCGGCCAATGGTTTGTCTGGAACCGTGGACCGGTCCGCGCCAGGCCCTGGTGAGTGGTGATCGAAAACTGGTGCTCGAGCCCGGGACGAAGCAGACCCTGGCCTGTCGCTACAGCGTCTCCTGA
- a CDS encoding FAD-binding oxidoreductase: MSHSPASRNALIDLVRQWHQSGTPWSPSGLGTRLDWGPPLDPCHEVLSCQQLNRVIDHAVDDLTITVEAGLPLQDLQDLLAEQGQWLPIDWPRAGAPGSIGGLVARGLAGGLRQRHLGVRDQIIGIGLLRADGVEAHAGGRVVKNVAGYDLMRLLCGSWGSLALITELTLRLQPLRPARSGLLVEGDLKAQEAFRSDLLRSSLTPERCDWINGGDGAWRLRLVVSSVSEQAVNDQLKQLEGLALNQQLSAERQACSDALTTPFDASPSAQLVRLVLPPAQLHRLLRDEAMRALKPWTWELAAGAGCGDGWCDAATADHQLEALRRSVIRLGGEITLLKRAAGSTVPVWLDRPSRPLIEAVKRQFDPKQQLSRGRLPGVNQETL, encoded by the coding sequence GTGAGCCATTCCCCCGCCAGCCGCAATGCCCTGATTGATCTGGTGCGCCAGTGGCACCAGAGCGGCACCCCCTGGAGTCCCAGCGGGCTGGGCACACGCCTGGACTGGGGTCCTCCGCTGGATCCCTGCCATGAGGTGCTCTCCTGCCAGCAGCTCAACAGGGTGATCGACCATGCCGTGGACGATCTGACCATCACGGTGGAAGCCGGCCTGCCATTGCAGGACCTGCAGGATCTGCTGGCGGAGCAGGGGCAATGGCTGCCCATTGACTGGCCCCGGGCCGGCGCTCCCGGAAGCATCGGCGGCCTGGTGGCCCGTGGACTGGCGGGGGGACTGCGGCAGCGCCATCTGGGGGTGCGCGATCAGATCATCGGCATCGGCCTGTTGCGGGCGGATGGCGTCGAAGCCCATGCCGGTGGACGGGTTGTGAAGAACGTGGCGGGCTACGACCTGATGCGGCTGCTCTGCGGCAGCTGGGGCAGCTTGGCGCTGATCACCGAACTCACCCTGCGGCTGCAACCGCTGCGCCCCGCCCGGAGCGGCCTGCTGGTGGAAGGCGACCTGAAGGCCCAGGAGGCCTTTCGTAGCGACCTGCTGCGCTCCAGCCTCACACCGGAACGCTGTGACTGGATCAACGGCGGCGATGGTGCCTGGCGGCTGCGGCTGGTGGTGAGCAGCGTGTCGGAGCAGGCGGTGAACGATCAGCTGAAGCAGCTCGAGGGGTTGGCGCTGAACCAACAGCTCAGCGCCGAACGCCAGGCTTGTTCCGATGCCCTCACCACACCCTTCGATGCCAGCCCCTCTGCGCAGCTGGTGCGGCTGGTGCTACCGCCGGCCCAGTTGCACCGGTTGTTGCGGGATGAGGCGATGAGGGCCCTCAAACCATGGACCTGGGAACTGGCCGCAGGAGCCGGCTGCGGTGATGGCTGGTGCGACGCGGCGACAGCGGATCACCAGCTGGAGGCGCTGCGCCGCAGCGTGATCCGCCTCGGCGGCGAAATCACGCTGTTGAAACGCGCGGCTGGCTCAACCGTGCCGGTCTGGCTTGACCGTCCATCCCGACCGCTAATCGAAGCGGTGAAACGCCAGTTCGACCCCAAGCAGCAGCTCAGCCGCGGCCGTCTGCCGGGGGTGAATCAGGAGACGCTGTAG